The following proteins are encoded in a genomic region of Dioscorea cayenensis subsp. rotundata cultivar TDr96_F1 chromosome 8, TDr96_F1_v2_PseudoChromosome.rev07_lg8_w22 25.fasta, whole genome shotgun sequence:
- the LOC120267252 gene encoding uncharacterized protein LOC120267252, translating to MLPARPKYAEFNEAIDMKNPHFKIGMKFRDFKQFKEAVKNYGVKNRYVMNFRPNTKTRCKAYCSKGCPFYLWASPMVRDGATVQIKSGVLKHECGKEHKNRHASAKWIAKTYMEQFRADPSWKLAGIIQAVKTNQQVEITRLTAYRAKNIALREIDGDEETQMTKLYDYRLELLKTHPGSTIKFRRNQGVFEAMYVCLAPLRNGFLAGCRRIICVDGCFLKGLYGGQLLTAVGIDANNLIYPVAWSVVDRENRENWVWFLQLLA from the exons ATGCTTCCTGCCAGGCCAAAATATGCAGAATTTAATGAAGCCATTGACATGAAGAATCCACATTTTAAAATTGGGATGAAGTTTAGAGATTTTAAACAGTTCAAGGAGGCAGTAAAAAATTATGGAGTTAAGAACAGGTATGTAATGAATTTCAGACCAAACACTAAGACTAGATGCAAGGCTTACTGCAGCAAAGGTTGTCCTTTCTACTTGTGGGCATCTCCAATGGTAAGAGATGGAGCTACTGTACAGATCAAGTCAGGTGTGCTAAAGCATGAGTGtggaaaagaacacaaaaatagaCATGCAAGTGCTAAGTGGATAGCTAAGACATATATGGAGCAATTTAGGGCAGATCCATCATGGAAGTTGGCAGGGATAATACAAGCTGTGAAGACTAATCAGCAGGTTGAAATAACCAGATTGACAGCATATAGGGCAAAAAACATCGCTTTAAG ggagatagatggtgatgaggaaACACAGATGACCAAGCTATATGATTACAGGCTAGAGCTTCTTAAGACACACCCAGGGTCAACAATTAAATTTAGGCGTAATCAAGGGGTTTTTGAGGCAATGTATGTCTGCTTGGCACCTCTTAGAAATGGGTTTTTGGCAGGATGTAGGAGGATTATCTGTGTAGATGGTTGCTTCCTCAAAGGGTTATATGGGGGACAATTACTGACCGCAGTAGGTATAgatgctaataatttaatttatcctGTTGCATGGTCTGTGGTTGATAGGGAAAATAGAGAGAATTGGGTTTGGTTCTTGCAGCTGTTAGCATAG